A DNA window from Streptomyces sp. 71268 contains the following coding sequences:
- the sbnA gene encoding 2,3-diaminopropionate biosynthesis protein SbnA, translated as MIFERASDVVMDDVFLRLPGFLATGEVFLKLEGLNPAGSVKLKTAVALIESLERTGALRAGSRVIESSSGNLGVALSVACAARGYGLTVVTDPNAARHSIRVMESLGTDVVVVSTRDAQGGYLHTRINYIHQRLAADPELVWLNQYANPAGVRAHRDRTAAAVHAGLGPVDALFVGCGTTGTLMGCVDYFGEHSPATRVIAVDSVGSVTFGAPAAPRFIPGLGASRRPEIFVDDGGFEKTLIAEADTVAMCRRVAETYGLLVGGSTGTVLAAVRQLAPSLPEGSRVAAISPDMGDKYIDTVYSDTWVTERYADVSGLASLGHVTTT; from the coding sequence ATGATCTTCGAAAGAGCCTCCGACGTCGTCATGGACGACGTATTCCTCCGTCTGCCCGGCTTCCTCGCCACCGGCGAGGTGTTCCTGAAGCTGGAAGGGCTCAACCCGGCGGGATCGGTCAAGCTCAAGACCGCCGTCGCGCTGATCGAGTCACTGGAGCGGACCGGTGCGCTGCGCGCCGGCTCCCGCGTCATCGAGTCCTCGTCCGGCAACCTCGGCGTCGCCCTCTCGGTGGCCTGCGCGGCCAGGGGGTACGGGCTCACGGTGGTCACCGACCCCAACGCGGCCCGGCACTCGATCCGCGTCATGGAGAGCCTGGGCACCGACGTGGTCGTGGTCAGCACCCGCGACGCGCAGGGCGGCTACCTGCACACCCGGATCAACTACATCCACCAACGCCTGGCCGCCGACCCGGAGTTAGTGTGGCTCAACCAGTACGCCAACCCCGCCGGTGTCCGCGCCCACCGGGACCGCACCGCCGCCGCCGTACACGCCGGGCTCGGCCCCGTGGACGCGCTGTTCGTCGGCTGCGGCACCACCGGCACCCTGATGGGCTGCGTCGACTACTTCGGCGAACACAGCCCGGCCACCCGCGTCATCGCCGTCGACTCGGTCGGCTCGGTCACCTTCGGCGCCCCCGCCGCCCCCCGCTTCATCCCCGGCCTCGGCGCCAGCCGGCGGCCCGAGATCTTCGTGGACGACGGCGGCTTCGAGAAGACCCTGATCGCCGAGGCCGACACCGTGGCCATGTGCCGCCGGGTCGCCGAGACCTACGGGCTCCTCGTCGGCGGCTCCACCGGCACCGTGCTCGCCGCCGTGCGGCAACTCGCCCCCTCGCTGCCCGAGGGCTCCCGGGTCGCGGCCATATCCCCGGACATGGGCGACAAGTACATCGACACCGTCTACTCCGACACCTGGGTCACCGAGCGCTACGCGGACGTCTCCGGGTTGGCGAGCCTCGGCCACGTCACCACCACCTGA